The Gaiella occulta genome contains the following window.
CGTCTTCTCAGTCATCTCGGGGGAGATGAGCATCGCCGAGGCCGCCCGCCGGTCGAAGGTCTCGGAGCAGTCGATCGGGAACTGGAAGCGCCAGTTCCTGGAGGGCGGCAAGCAAGGCCTGGCCGACGGCGGCCGCCCCGGCTCGAACCCGCAGGTGCAGCGGCTGGAGGCCGAGGTCGAGGAGCTGAAGGCCGCCCTCGGGGAGGCGCACGTCGAGCTGCGCGTGTGGAAGAAGTCGGCGGAGTATCGCCTGGGGCCTACGAGGCCCTCGAGGTGATCCGCCTCGAATCCAAGATGCCGACCGCCCGGTTCTGCCGGCTGCTCAACGTGCCCGAGCGGTCGTATCGGCGTTGGCAGCAGCGTCAGCGGCAAGGGCGGCCGCCGAAGGGGCCGTGGCCGACCCCGTCGGCCGACCGGATCGAACCCGTTGCTGTTGAGTACGCCGACCGCTGGCCGCAGTGGGGGTCGAGGACGATCGCGACGTTGATGCGGATCGACGGCCACGACGCCCCCGACTCGACGACCTATCGGGCGTTGAAGCGGGCCGGCAGAGTGTTGGAGGTCACGTATCAGGCCGACCGGCGCCGGCACGCCGAGGCGCGGCGGGCGGCGTTCGTGGTGCCGCCCTCCGGGCCGAACCAGGTGTGGCAGCTCGACTTCAGCGAGTTCGAGACCCGGATCGGCGGCCGCTGGCAGATCGGCGGCTGCAGCGACTACTGGTCGAAGTACGAGCTC
Protein-coding sequences here:
- a CDS encoding transposase → MARPVVLSVEDKFRLVFSVISGEMSIAEAARRSKVSEQSIGNWKRQFLEGGKQGLADGGRPGSNPQVQRLEAEVEELKAALGEAHVELRVWKKSAEYRLGPTRPSR